The stretch of DNA aaaaatgttcGTGAATATCTTCCTGATATTTTATCAGTAGACTTTCAAGCCAAGTCAAATTTACATGATGAGCGTTTCGATACGGAAACATGTTACCCGCTCCCATTCTTACGAATCCCATCAAATAGTATCTTGCCATACTCTGTTCACGGTATAAAGAATATTAGCATCCGGTAAAACATTGTCATGTCGCGAAAACAATAGAAGGGGCATCATGTATCTTTATTACAACTTAAGACCGATCGACATCGTCATCGAAGATGCAACTAACTTCCTACCGGTGTTGGCAACAAGCACTCTCGCTATTATTGTGTTTACTAAGATCATTAATGAATTTTGTCGTGTAACGACGCATGGAATTTGAAACGCGTCATCAGGTTGTTCCTGCTATTGTCGCTGGTTGTGATTTTTGGCGGGAATATGACTGATTTCAATTGctacaaaatatttcacaacAGATCTGCCGAATCGAAATATGCATAGAATATGCAGATTACCCACGCCGTTTAGTCACATTCTCAGGGATATGTACATTCCTTAgctttgtatatatatgtatcttGTTTTAGGAAAGACAAAGACGCTTCGCAACTAGGAAACACTAGAACAAACTGGTTTCTACCGCACGTCTCGTGATGATTTGCTTTCTTATAGCTCAAAAAAAAATCGCACATTCGTTAATTTTTTGTAGGTATAAGCTAAGATGAAAAATGgatatttattacaaatttttttttttttgaaatttggcaTCTTCGGTATTCCCCtctttaaatattaaatttgctAAAAACCACTGCTAAAATAGGCCCACGCATTCACAGAATCACTGCATATTTATAAAAACTTTCATTTCTCGGAGATGTCAGATTGAAGATTATCGCGGAAAATCCGCAACCGGTACCAGTCGATTGTCCATATCATATACTTCCTTCCCTTCCATGAAACAATGGtagtcggaaaaaatttcacgTCCGCTTTTGACTCTTCCCGTGAACGCGAAATAACATAAAAGGATGAACGTACAAGattgaaactatttttgagACAAGACGCGGCAAAGTTAATATATTTAGATAAGTTTAcgtatattaattaaaattagaGAAAATCTTATGACTACGATATTCTGCGTATGACACCGAAACAACGTATTTTAGCCCAAATAGGGAAATTGAAACATATTTTTAGATAGTGCACGATTTCTAATCATAGTTTTATGTGCGTAATAATTTAATACAGGAAAGAAATAACTGATGGGATGCTAAGCCTGTGCTATTCATTCCATGTCTTCCCAAGAACGTCACAATAATTACTTTGTGCAAGAAAGGCGCTATGTTGTGCGTTGACTCAAAAGTATCCATCCAACATGCGTAACTGGATACATAACAAAATATCTTGTACCTTTGAGCTGCAGTTATTTATGTATTACATTGAATGACTCTATTTTGCGTGATTACGTCCCCTCGAAGAACCCGTGCGTCTTGACGCAAACGCCCAACAGTGCCCCGATTGTGACGCATAAGTTCGAAACATGCATGGTTGGTTGTTGCAGAAGCTTATATGAGTCATAACATACATTGTTCTATCTTCGTCTTGGATCGGATTAAAACTGGACAACTCTGAGACAGTTAGTGACAGTGTTAGGTCGCAGCTTCAGGCAGGCATTGAACAGAGGTGTGAAATCGTCTCTCTGTGGTGCATGCGCTATTCGACAATTTTCTATTAGAGGATAAACCTTTCAAacggaatttttttattatattgttctATATATACTTGAATTGTTTCTTGAATGACTAACCTTAGAACTGGGTTGTACGCTGCTGGGaattttttcagatatttttgccCGGTCATTCAAAAAATGTTCTAAGGTTATTTcttaaaatatagaaatgatgAAAACAATACCGGGATTTAGCAGTACTCTACGGCTTGAAGCAACATTGATTGATGGTGTTTTCCTATTTGTCaccagaatttttttcaaattcaggaGGTAACAAAAATCGCTAGCGAGAATTCTGCATTGGATGTAGTATATTATGTGGTTCGCAGTGCAGAAGATGTTGAGTTAATCGAAGGCGAGTTTCAGTTAGGTTaggataatatattatattactttTGTATCACTTCGTTTGTCACAAAATGCAAAGAGGTGTGAAATAAAATTCGGAATAATGCAACATGTAATGCGATCGCGTAATTCATTCCAATTAACCGGTGCTATACCAGTCATGGAAGTGCTTTGCAATTGCCGTATCAAGAAGTAATTCGAGccattgaaacattttacaGACCCGGGTATTCACAAGGTAGCATGCCCATTGTTTGATTATTCCACcaatttaacatatatatatttacgaaGCAATTGTCTTTGAATAATCAGAAAAGAATAAGATCCAAGATCTATGCTTGATGTTCTCAGTAAGTAAAATAGTCGATTCATTGCGTGCAGTTATGAAATCCGAACGCGCGTGTTTCCCGCATTTTATAACTGAACTGTGCGACATTGCGTACCGTCGTGTACGTGTGGCAAGTGGCAACCAGCATTTAGAACAAGATGGCTCTTAGTTAATAAACTTgttattttatacatattttgcAGATTATTTCACTTCTAATTATTAGATTTAAAGCGTGAATATTacatatacaaatatttcaacGTTTAAAGTAATTTCGAAATGAAAATGGAACAATGGACATCGCCTAACGGACAAGTTTCCAGGTTAGTTTAATGACGATCAATAACTTCTATATATTACAGTGAGAATGAAATTAACTTCTTGATATATGAAATGGGTTgtgtacattttttatttttccgtATTGTCTCCGTATTCTCAGATAATTAACTTTTCTCGAATGTTCAGGTTTTTTAAAAACgtgataatataaaattattaattcttTCCAAAATGTAGTTATTTTAATACTAATatgatttgacaaaaaaattggacGAAAATTTTTCGTTATGTGCTTCGACAACAAGTTTACTGTTTTTGGCAGTACCAACatctatttcaatatataaataaaactggGTAAACGTTTTTATTGTGGAATCCAAGGTAtcattgaacaatttttttttagtgtTTCAAGTTCCGTCATCAACCCTTGCATATCACTCTCAAATCCCATAGCGGGGAACAACACACACAATGCTGAAAAACGACTGCAAAAAATGGAATGCACTTCAACGTCCATCAGCTTACGCCCGATTCCGGCACTTTTGGACAACCCCGTATCAAGTTGGCACCCCGTGAAAACTCAGTCATATtctaacaataaaattgatttagaTGAGTTGTTTAGTGCTAACTCTTCCAACAGTTGTTTGCCAAAACCACGCAATAACCAATCAGAAAAATCGACATGGTGGGATGAAGATCAACATCAACGATTGAACAACATTagtaacaacaacaacacaGGATCAAAAATTAGAGATTCCGTACGATCCGAAAATCATTGGACCCCAGCAAGAAGAACAAGTCATAAAATCCACCAAGATGATGGTTTTCCAGCAAATTGGTCAATGAGAGATTCCCGATCTACTGAATATAGCACTGAAAATGACGTTCCCTTTGGAACATGGTACGAAGGTGGCGATTATGAAGCTGACATTCTGCGAGCGGCAGCTTCCATGGCTTCCGTTGGAAATGAAAGAACCGAATCTACCATTTTTCGAGAGTACGGTACTAATATCACTGCTGTTACAATGCCGGACGAGGAGTTTACTTCTAGTCCGAACCGTGACCAAAACCTTACCTATTCTAACCTCAGTGTTCCAAGCGCAGGCAAGCGACGACTACCTCCAATATCTCTCTTAGCAAACAAACCTGAAGCATCTGTGTCTAGCTCGTCTATGTCTCCTGTCTCGTGCTCAAGTTATTCACCAGGTAACCCCCTTCCAAACGCAGACCACTCAGGTTGTGAGCAATATTCACAAAACAACCAATCTTACTACGATATATCTGACCCCACATACCAGGTACAAAGCAATTTTAATTGTTTCAATAATTCGTACGAAATGGCGGAAAATAATGACTTTATACCGCCAGAAGCTCATAATTTGGCAAGTACACAGCAAACCTTTGACAGCAATGTGAATCACAACTCGGAACCAATTCACAGACTGAAGGCGACGAGGCATAAAATGACACAAAGAAGATTACTGAACACTTTGTATCAAAAGAAGGCCACGAATAGGTATAATatttacacaaaaattgaatagCATAAACTAAATATCGTTTTCATATCTCCTATGGGATATGTCAAAAATTGTATACCAGTATATTTAGTAGTTATTAAAATAAAGATCGAggtcatatttttgatttgtataaaataattttacagcTTTTGCCTAGGACTGGAATGGCTGAGAAACACGTGATAACAATGATTCCTTTCCCACATATtaacttgaaaatttttaattccGAGGAAAATATGTTTCATCGTCCATTACTATAATGCAGCATATAGGCCTACTTAACATTCCCTGGCCGATTTTTAAAGCACGTGACTGATTTAACGGATTATGTTACTAAAAtggtattcaattttttgttatttttcacaGCCTAGCCTCGGATTCGTGTAAGCTCGAATCTAGAAAACGTAAATCAACAGAAGTCCATTCCACCCCTGCTGCTAGCAAAATAGAACCAGAACAAGACACCGAAGAATTTCGAACAAAGAAGAGATTAGAGAGCAACGAACGAGAAAGGATGCGCATGCACCAGCTCAACGATGCGTTTCAGGGTTTGCGTGACATTTGCCCACATGTAAAAAACGGCCGCAAATTGTCAAAAATTGAAACCCTAACTTTGGCTCGAAACTACATCATTTCACTCACAGAAATGCTTGTCAGTGTTGAAGAGAACTCAAAGCAAAAAGGAGAGAGGTCAACGCAGGGTATAGCgttgaattcaaataaagatATGTTCGATATCTCCATGAAGCATGAAAACAGCTCACTGTCCCCGGCATCTGCAAGTGGAGTTGCGTCCGAACCAGTAAGACCCCAGTTGCGGCGATCAAATTCAACACCATCTAAGCAAGATAAAGGAAACAAAAAAGTAACGCAGATGCATCAATCGATTTCAGATTTGGTCGAGTCTTCGTTGGGCACCTCCATCGAACACATGCCAGCAGACTGTTCTCAAACATCTAGTGAGAATCACTACCTATATGGCTCTAACAATACTATTATCAGCCACGATTTTGAATCTATGTTTGAATTGAATGACAGCCGTGAAATATTTTCCACGTAAGAAAAGACTGATTATTCTAACTAAAGATTTGCCGGTATACTAAGACTTTGATCGTTGCCAATTCTAGGTTTTTTGTCTTTGTgtcaatattttatacaaaCGTTTATAATTATATTTCCATAACATTTGATCCGTCCCGGTTAGCCGGTTTTATGTAGCAGCGAAAAAATGCAATATCAGTCAAAGTCAGTCTTTCTCTACCGACAGCATCAGAAAGGCAAATTTCTCGTCAATTCAAACATATTAACTAAATAACTAGTTTTTCAATGAGATGTTTTACACCTTAGCTTTGAACAGGGGCTTGGATACTGCCACGAAGACAGATGCAATGCTTCTTAAAAAACGAagcattttgtttcaaatatttattatatcatgaGTGAAGAGGTGGACAATGGATTCAAACCCGTCAGGTATAAGCTGGGGCAACAAGCTTATATGGCAACCCCCTTTTTCGGTCCAATTTACTTATTTTatgatatctattttatttagTGAACAATCATGTTAGGTGCAATCTAGCACAATATGCGTACTTTAAGTGTTGAATTTAATTGAATCtagcaaatattttcaatttgatcGTTGTTGCCAAACCGCGATTGTGCCTAAATTTTTTTCTGGGGCAGCAATAGTATGCTATATTATATGTCTTTTATTAAATCTCATACAAAGAAATACATTTCAATAAAATCGTTCCATTGCATACTCGTGTGTAATAATTGCAGTTTTTTGTGGAATCCGGTTGCGTATTGTCAGAATAGGTTTCCACTCATGATAAACTTTGTCCATTTAAAAAACGAATACGATCTGACTAGCGACACTAATCAATGACGTATTTTTCCGCATAAAACGGTCATGATTTTAGATTGAAGCAGAGCATGGTACTATAAATTTTAATGTAAGTATAGCGTAACGCAAAGAAGAGTTTCTCTTAATTATTCCGTGTAGTATGATGAACACTAGATATTATCACAGGCGACTGTCCCTTCCGCATTCCCTTTAACAGCACAGAGCAAAACAGAATTGAATGGCATTTCATCGCCATGTTTCATGAAAGTGCCAGTAAAAAACAGAGCTACGGACACGAGGTACCGGCATGGCACCGGTTAGGTTTAAGAGcaccaaattttattaaaatcgaCGGAAAATGTGAAGTAAGCGCTCACGCGTGGCCGACGAAAAGTGTGcttctttttaaaattaaataaacagaAACTTTTTGGGCGAACATCGGGTCCTATACCTCAGAAGAAGTTTAAATGAATGAAGATATTAGCGACTTCCTTCATCTTTGAGTACTGATAATTTAAAATCACTGCGGAAAGAAATTTGCACTTTATTGGGATTGTGATTTCTCACCTCGCAAAGTTTTCCAgtgccgcacatttgtgtttcaGACCCGTATGTTTTTtttgcatacatcccgtcttcaataTTGATAATTGTCAACTCGttttattgcttttacgagacgaataaacatacatacatacatacatacatacatacatttagTGACGTGAAGCAATTCAAAAAATGCGAGAAGCGTGCGAGATTGGTATTCAGCAAGCTCGAGGCAAAGTCAGTTTGGGCGCTGTTAAAGACAGTTTGAAAATCAGCAAAGAGCACCGATCATACGATGGAAAGCTAATCAATAAGAAGCTTCGTCACACCATATATCTGGAGTGCTGGTGGGCTTGTCACCTCACTGGCATTCCTGGGTTGATATTTGTTAATCTTCAAGGTTCTTCATAGTTTCCACACTAGATGGCGTAAATAATGTGTAATGTGTGCAGGGAACGTCTTAGCAACTTTCCTCTCATCGGCATGAATACGTAATTCATATCCTAACGTATAAGGTGGATACTACTCTCTTATATAACGCAATAGTCGCATCACGTTTCACGCGTGAAATTAAATAACTCTGGTGAGATACAAATATTTGAGGCAAGTTTCTCTGCGTGTTTACCAATCAAACCCTATAATGGGTGGTAGCATGTACGATTTATGACTGTAATACGTCCATGTTATGTCACCGTAACAAAGGCAAATATTCAGTAAGATAATTATGTTATGCAATCAGAAATTTCTAGAAGTGTTATTTTTGTGGAGATTTTATACAAACTTCCAATAAGGCAGCGCAAACCGCAGCACGCTATCGGGCGATGAAGGAACTTATATACTTTTCTTACGACGAACAAAAATAATGTAACGAATACTACTTATCGGACATATTACATCCGTGAAAATTTTTTCAACGTTTATAAGGGTGAGGagtttgtataaaaatttttaCACAAGGTAACCAGGATGCTTATGTGCTGTTACAATTCAATTAATCATATAATAACCTGGCATTATTCAATGATATTGAACTCTTGGCTTTATTAggcttttcatattttaaaaatggacAACAGGCGGaggtttaaaataataaatcattgaaacttaacaatttttttactgAATTTAAATATATCGCGAATCTTAAAAAACTGACATTTTgcttaaaatattttgtatacaaatatatataattatatataacaGTTGTTTCTCAACCTTATTGGCGAAGCTGAGTCGAAACCATAATGAAATAATCAAGCGGTCCGAGAGATGTATAGATATAAAAGCAAATCTAATAATGCCAAAACATAAGATTTTGAATTGTaacaagtttaataatagtggcaaaccTAATCCGTATTtgcttatatttatataatgataGACCAGTGttccccaaacttttttctaGCATCGCCCCCGCCATCGCTTCATTTTACCCAGAAACAGTCTTGTGTTTCTTCGACTATGTCAAATGTCTTGCAAGCGCGGTCGCGGCACTCAAGTATAAAGCTGTGAAtggcaataaatttttttacccGCTGCCACATGTGAGGATATTCAATCTGAATAAATTCAGAACAATTAGGCTGATACAAGACActgaattttgtttcaagttcaaAACCGCTCTTCAATCCTCGGGAATTCAATTTCCGTGAATATTACTGAATTGGTCAATTGTCCATTCCGGAAACTCAAATTAAAATACAGGAACGAACTTCCATGCTATTATGTAATTCTTGAATATGCTTGCTCCACATCAATCAATTAGATATGCCATTTTTTACTGGTATTGAATTGTTGCAAGCATGAGATCGTAAGTTTGGGATCAACTGAAGAAACTCCGCCCCTCCCGGGCCCGCCTGAGGCGGAGATACTTCAGATGGACTCACCACTTTGGGGGAGGGGGGATTCTTCAGTAGGTCTTAGTCGGGGtggagattcttcagttgatctCGTTTCCCAATTGAAGAATATCCCCCTCCCCTAACCCTATAATACCAATTGATCCTTCATTTGACATGGACTAATTattcttcagttgatcccaAGTTTGCAGGAATCTAACAACAGTATCGTAAACGAATAAAATCGTGTAAAGCTGTTCAAATACATTATCATTCTCATTGGCTAAAATGGGCGAGTGTTTAGCGCACGGacctttattttatttaccgCCTTCATCACTATCGTCAGATAACAAGATGACCGATAATATTCTTGGCAATGAATGTTTGCGATGAATTACTGCACAGTGAATCGTCAGCAAATTGAGTTTGATTACTTAAAGAAATTAATGAAGCCACGGCAAGGGCGCAATTCGTGTTGTAGTGGCTTATTTCCTGGCAATATGGACTCACCCGTTGAAGACTAAACTTTGTATTCCTGATTAAACTACATAgcacagggtggtccaaacccaggcccgggggccacatgtggcccgccgctccattatctgtggcccgcgtcacattcggagagtaatcaaaaaatcgcatttcgtgttgtttcgtcataaaattaatcagaaaaatcttttgacatattgtcatcAAATAGTTTTATGGCTAGCTGGGgaaactagcaaagttgaatgatgtgattggcagtctaaattgttatctggttttctaactttttggtcgggtatatatgctaacaatataggcatcatagaaaactaaaaatcgaatgcggattctattagaatggctatgcctgataactatgtgattgcacaataaaagtgtttgttttgttttgcactgtttacctattcttggcattaTTGTCGCCCGCgaacattgcaaaaataatttcgTGGCCCGCGGAGTCGACAACCTTTGACCACCCTGACATAGCATATCACCtcggtggtgtggcgcatcgtgcgtTAAGAGTACGCTCGCCACCGGACCTTTGATTACCGTGCGTGGGGGCGCATCACATGCGGGATCGTtatgtacgagaggattgctggaattCTCGCGCCACAGTGTGGTTGACGTAatcgctgatcggttacggcttttTCCACCACCAAGTTCAtgtttccgaaaaacaaataactggctaactaatcccacacccatcatggactggtaaccggacgagaggccatgactcgccatatgatgaagccgtattatcggctttccttcaAATACGTAAATCCTATATCAGCAGCAATTTCATCAACTCGTCTCGGTActgtattattggacacgtagtggacataacgatcgtttcaaaattttgttgttattgttattatttgtctccatcattttaaaaaaaaatcgcctttctctttgactactggaccaattgctttgaaattttcagtgagtaaagattgattATTTTgccagaaagctattacttttattcatttctaaatttcgcacgaaatctgatatttcgtctaaaatttcgctgaattattttatccatgggaacactggctgtccggtttgattccgTAAATTATTTCcacgcgaaactcggaatttttcgtgggtaccggtggcgtcaaaggtaaatactgcttcgctctggttaacgtgtccatatatttgagcacagctctcttgttgcTAAATGGAATAGAATGAAATAACTACAGAATGCGCCTTTTACTATAAAACAGTATCCAGAACTTACTTTACTGATGTTGGGTTAATTCGTCGCCCATGGTAAGCGGCTTGCCATTTTTGCTATCATCAAAGACAAATCGTTTTTCTAGGATAAAATCGAAAGCATATTACTCAATGCTTTTTAAATTGGCCCAAAGTTAGAAAACGTTTTATAACACAAAAAACGCATCAGTTACAAAACGTAATTTAGGACTGGGATAAGTTCATTTGTGTAACATCTTATGTACCCATATTGCCAACATTCTCGCTTCCAACAACGAATCACCCTGGACAGCATGGAAGACTATGCCCAATGAAGCGTCAATAAAAGCAAGCCGCGCGCTGAATCGTATTATTACGATTCAATAGATTGAGAaaatggacctcctgaagtatgcgcaccaagatggcgcacaacctgaactcagattGTGTACGTCACTGTACCAGGttaatgttcaggttgtgcgacattttgTTGCTCATACTTTAGGTTAGGGAGTACCAAGAAAATCATATAATATTTTACGCTAACATAGAAATCACAAGTAAACAAGGTCAGACCAAAACATAAAACTGGGATGgataaaaatgtcaaatattattatatttcctTTACCTGCCCGATTTGTTGtcactccccccccccccctccaaacTGACATCTAGCGTCCCCAATTCGCAGCCAGCGAATGGAAATTTGCAGAACCGCGGTTGCAAATCGCTGTCGTAGAATAATCGTTATTGATTTCAGACCCGCTGAAATTTTGAACGTGTCATTTTCGTACCGTGCAATTCCCTCAACTGTTCTGCTGTAACTTCGCGTGATTCAGTTTTGAGCGAAATCCAACTAATTATTATGGAAACTATCTCTAAAACTATCAAAGTGATGTTTTAGTTCGGTGATACCTAATTCTCCTAGAAGTGTGACCcttcgcaaaatataatttcaaatgaaaaatgaGAGGATTGTCTGCGATGATATACcttcaaacaaattgaatatttcatattagAATGGATCGCAAAATGTctgaaaatgtatattttccACAGTGAACAGTTAAGCAACATTCATTATCATGAATGATCAAGATAATGTAATTCAGTAGTATGGTTTCGAGGTTCCATTACTGCAAAAACAGTAGCACACTTCGTTGCCTTTGTAGGTTCTGAAACAATGCTAATTTTACTCTTGAAATTTTCTGTGTGATGtcagaaaaacattttcaaaaatttccaaCTGTTACTTAGCCTTACTCTATTATAGAAGCTTTTTAAGCcacataaaaacaaaagaacacatcttttaaaataataaatttatattcattagAATTAAAAAAGTGCTTCTTTAGATGAGAAATATTGTGCAGATAACTGAGATAAGTATAACCACCAAATAGCCTCATGAAAC from Styela clava chromosome 14, kaStyClav1.hap1.2, whole genome shotgun sequence encodes:
- the LOC120340678 gene encoding uncharacterized protein LOC120340678, encoding MKMEQWTSPNGQVSSVSSSVINPCISLSNPIAGNNTHNAEKRLQKMECTSTSISLRPIPALLDNPVSSWHPVKTQSYSNNKIDLDELFSANSSNSCLPKPRNNQSEKSTWWDEDQHQRLNNISNNNNTGSKIRDSVRSENHWTPARRTSHKIHQDDGFPANWSMRDSRSTEYSTENDVPFGTWYEGGDYEADILRAAASMASVGNERTESTIFREYGTNITAVTMPDEEFTSSPNRDQNLTYSNLSVPSAGKRRLPPISLLANKPEASVSSSSMSPVSCSSYSPGNPLPNADHSGCEQYSQNNQSYYDISDPTYQVQSNFNCFNNSYEMAENNDFIPPEAHNLASTQQTFDSNVNHNSEPIHRLKATRHKMTQRRLLNTLYQKKATNSLASDSCKLESRKRKSTEVHSTPAASKIEPEQDTEEFRTKKRLESNERERMRMHQLNDAFQGLRDICPHVKNGRKLSKIETLTLARNYIISLTEMLVSVEENSKQKGERSTQGIALNSNKDMFDISMKHENSSLSPASASGVASEPVRPQLRRSNSTPSKQDKGNKKVTQMHQSISDLVESSLGTSIEHMPADCSQTSSENHYLYGSNNTIISHDFESMFELNDSREIFST